The nucleotide sequence TTCCTCTTCTCCCTGCTCAATTTTTTCTATTTGATCTTCATAGTTGGGATCTCTTCCAGGAAGATTCACCAGAATCCCGTCGAATTGATATCGTTCCCTCATGCGAATCAACGCTTCGGTGAATCCCTCAGTGGTGTACCATATCTTCATGGGATCGATTCCTGAATAGAGGAAGTAGTGACCCAGGGACAGCTGGCACATAACCGGAACGTGATCCGCTTTCTGAAGACTCATCGCCTTTTCCAACCGGGTTCTCGAGTTCATGAGGACGAATGCGTGAAACTTTCCCTTTTGGCCTGAAGGATTAGCGGACGGAATTGGATTTCAAGTATAGTCTCAATCCCCAAACGAGACAAGTGGTTTCACCCGGAGCTCCTGTCGTTTCTCCCACTGCCACTTCCTTCCCAGTCGCACAGATAGAAGAGGTCACCAATGGATTCCCGGCGGCGAATCAATTTGGGTATTCCATTAGCAAGGAGCACCTCGGCTGGCCTGGGTCGTGTATTGTACTGACTTGCCATGGAAAACCCGTACGCCCCTGAATCCATGACGGCAACGAGATCCCCTTCCTTTACTTCCGGAAAAGGGCGATTTTCGGCGAGTCTGTCGGTGTTTTCACAGATTCCCCCGGTGACATCCACTCTCCCCACGGGAGGTGCATGGGGATCTCCAACCTTCAGAATCCGGTGGTAGGTATGGTACAGTGCCGGTCGCATGAGGGTATTCATTCCCGCGTCCAGACCCACAAAGTCTTTGTAGCTGCTCTTTTTGCCCGTTACCCGGGCGAGAAGAAATCCCGCGTTTCCTAT is from Candidatus Neomarinimicrobiota bacterium and encodes:
- a CDS encoding diaminopimelate decarboxylase yields the protein GISRFGLQCMTGSGNLEQDYFVHLLTTILEVAKSLESRLSIKFNFVSMGGGFGIPYREEDKPLNVVELFNVLSAVYHKFYDRGEKESPTLIVEPGKFLIGNAGFLLARVTGKKSSYKDFVGLDAGMNTLMRPALYHTYHRILKVGDPHAPPVGRVDVTGGICENTDRLAENRPFPEVKEGDLVAVMDSGAYGFSMASQYNTRPRPAEVLLANGIPKLIRRRESIGDLFYLCDWEGSGSGRNDRSSG